AAACAGATCTCCTAAAGCTTCTTCAATCCTCAGCGACCTACTGTGAATGTCATCTCCATCCCAAGTTAAACCATTTATGCAACTGTCTATAATTTCGCCGCTCAGGTCGCGCGTTAATTTTCCATCAATAAAGCCATGGGCAATCAAAAGTTCAACATGATAGATGATTTCGTTATTAGTGAATTCGCAGTCTTTAATTTTTCCGCGAGCTTCGAATAAATCGGCAAGTTCGAGATAATCCTCGGATTTTTCGACTTTTAAAAGAATACTGCGAACTAAATCTAAATTTCTTTTCATGTGAAAACTCCTACGTTGAAGGTTGTCAACAACAAACACGCCACTTTCTGCTAAGATGTCGCATGAGGGGTAAGTCCCGCCGAACTGTCGGGGGGAGTGCCCCTTAATTTATTTGGAAACTTTTAAGCTCGTACCATCTTTAGTTATTAATCTAACTTCGTCAAAACTCCACTGCTTCCCCTTATTTTTCCCCGTCCTGATTTTGTGATTCCAGTTAATGAATTTCATTACCTTTTCGTATGAGTCAACAATATCTAAAGAAGAGTTTGATAAGTCAATAACTAAGTTATTTGATTGCCCTGCGGCTTCTTCAAACTGATGATAAATAGTTTGTCCACCTCCGCCAGTAGGGGATTTAAATTCAAGAGTTCTCTTTTTTAAACCATTAGTGACATCATAGACATCACTGGATTTATCTTCGTCTTTATTTTTGTGGGCTTAAAAATTACTTTATCATGCTCGTCATCCACTAATGACAAATAATAATTAGTGAACTCTTTAGGCTCATAAATTGGATTGGTGCCATCTCACAAAAAACATTTCTGGTTTGATAGCTAGGTTTACGACTTGGTTAAAACTCTTAGAGTTTTTAAATCTTTTTTTGAGTAGAGAAAGGAATTAAAAACTACGCAATTGCTTGTTCTAGCCTTCCTTCTTTTTTAGGGATGTTCGCAAACACCTCTTCTGAAATTTTAATGATGTTGTCTACGAGAGGATTCTCGACATTGATGTTTGAGAAAATACCATAGCTTGCGCTGTAGTCTCCTTTCCATGGCAAGATCACCCTGTTGACGCCTGGAGATGCAAAAGCTGTTGGAATTAGTGTAAATCCATAGCCTGCATCCACTAAGGATAGTGCTTCTACGGTCGTTTCACAATATATTGTCTCTGGACCTGAAGCCTCGGGTAATGCTAGACGGAATTTAGCAGCGCGTCTGCGATATGCCAAAGGGACACACACAATTTGTTGTTGCCCCACGAGATCACTAGCCTGCAAAACATCATAATTCGCAAATTTAGAAGCAACGTTTGTCACAAAGCAAAGGTTATCCAACAGAATTTCGTTATAAAAAACGCTTTCTGTAACCAGTGAGTCGCCATAGAATCCAAAATATAAATCGAGAAACCCACGATTTAGACTTTCACTTGAATCATCGCGTGTTCCAAGTTTTAAAGTGATGCCAACATTCGGATGTTCTTCATGGAAGATTTTCATGACTTTTGATATGTGGTAGAGTTGCCCGCAATCGTTGTATCCAACGACGAGATGGCCTCCTGTAGCCTTCTTTTTTGCTTTTTCCGAGGCATCTGACATAATCTGTAAAATTTCACGCGCATCTGGCAGAAATGCTTCCCCTAGGTCAGTGAGGGACACTGTTCGTGTGCTGCGAGCAAAAAGCGTGCCACCAAGCTCATTTTCAAGTGTGGCAATGTGTTTTGTAACGCTTGGTTGTGAAAGTTCAAGTTCTTCTGCTGCGCGACGAAAACTTAGGCATTGCGCAACACTGACGAAGCACAAAAGCTGAGTATCATTCATTATTTACCTTTTCATTAATTCATTATTTCTATCAATAATAGCCATTTAATAGAAAAAATAATTTTGATTTCGTTAAGTGAAATTTACATGAATCAACTCATTCTTCAAATTGTGAGTTATATAACTCAGCATATTTGCCATCTTTCTTCAGCAATTTTTCATGAGTTCCACTCTCTACAATTTCTCCTTGACTCATTACCAGAATAAGATTTGCATTTTTAATTGTTGAAAGGCGGTGAGCAATTACAAAAGAAGTTCTTCCGCTCATTAATTTATCCATTGCATTTTCAATTAGTTGCTCAGTGCGTGTGTCAATTGAACTTGTTGCTTCGTCTAGAATAAGCATTGATGCGTTGCGAATCATTGCTCGAGCAATGGTAATTAATTGTTTTTGCCCAGCAGAAAGTGATTCGGTTCCATTCAAAACCGTGTTGTAACCGTTTGGAAGTGTCGTTATGTAGTGATGCAGACCAACAGCTTTGCAAGCATCGATTACCTGTTTATCGGTAACATTTTGTTCGCAATATATAATGTTTTCTTTAATCGTCCCGTCGAATATCCAAGTGTCTTGCAAAACCATACAAAACTGATTATGAACTGAAGCTCTTGTCATTTTAGTTGTCGGAATTCCGTCAATTTTAATGGAACCATCATTTAACTCATAGAATCTCATCAACAAATTCACGAGCGTTGTTTTACCAGCACCTGTTGGACCCACAATTGCAATTTTTTGTCCTGGTCTTGCTACTGCTGAAAAATCTTTGATAATAATCTTTTCTGGTTTATAACCAAATTTAACATGATCAAATTCAACTTCGCCTTTTGCATAGTCGATAGCTAC
This portion of the Phoenicibacter congonensis genome encodes:
- a CDS encoding DUF2513 domain-containing protein; amino-acid sequence: MKRNLDLVRSILLKVEKSEDYLELADLFEARGKIKDCEFTNNEIIYHVELLIAHGFIDGKLTRDLSGEIIDSCINGLTWDGDDIHSRSLRIEEALGDLFKGCSKWRINESERSSLCK
- a CDS encoding LysR family transcriptional regulator, whose translation is MNDTQLLCFVSVAQCLSFRRAAEELELSQPSVTKHIATLENELGGTLFARSTRTVSLTDLGEAFLPDAREILQIMSDASEKAKKKATGGHLVVGYNDCGQLYHISKVMKIFHEEHPNVGITLKLGTRDDSSESLNRGFLDLYFGFYGDSLVTESVFYNEILLDNLCFVTNVASKFANYDVLQASDLVGQQQIVCVPLAYRRRAAKFRLALPEASGPETIYCETTVEALSLVDAGYGFTLIPTAFASPGVNRVILPWKGDYSASYGIFSNINVENPLVDNIIKISEEVFANIPKKEGRLEQAIA